A genome region from Chloroflexia bacterium SDU3-3 includes the following:
- a CDS encoding GTPase domain-containing protein, whose protein sequence is MPFVNLELKKLTYRVVIYGIGLSGKTTTVARLNSLLANDELISVASENDRALLFTYNTGLKFKRLDVYIQVITMPGSHLNRDYIWTKMLENCDGVVIIIDSQKSRLKENILAITALRSYIKNAGGNIDNIPVILQYNKRDLPNSLTLKELNRNFGFFGWKYIETIATEKLGLLVVFETILKMIIK, encoded by the coding sequence ATGCCATTTGTTAACTTAGAATTAAAAAAATTAACCTATAGGGTTGTTATTTACGGAATAGGGTTAAGTGGAAAGACCACTACTGTTGCTAGATTGAACTCATTACTAGCTAATGATGAGCTTATAAGTGTTGCAAGTGAAAATGACCGCGCTCTATTATTTACATATAATACAGGTTTGAAATTTAAAAGGTTAGATGTTTATATACAAGTTATAACTATGCCAGGAAGTCACCTAAATAGAGATTATATTTGGACAAAAATGCTAGAAAATTGTGATGGTGTTGTAATTATAATAGACTCACAAAAATCTCGCTTGAAAGAAAATATATTAGCAATAACGGCCTTGAGGAGTTATATCAAAAATGCAGGAGGTAATATAGATAATATACCTGTCATATTGCAGTATAACAAACGAGATTTACCAAATTCACTCACATTAAAAGAGCTTAACCGAAATTTTGGTTTCTTTGGTTGGAAATATATCGAGACTATCGCTACTGAAAAACTAGGCCTATTGGTGGTATTTGAAACTATATTAAAAATGATTATTAAGTAA